A stretch of the Planktothricoides raciborskii GIHE-MW2 genome encodes the following:
- a CDS encoding pentapeptide repeat-containing protein, producing MDTLKKLNDLKSTYTGINWRGIKVPPAIKPKDSLSFCDLRDAIFDGVDLSNVEFFGCLLNGASFREAILYETKFSYCFSSPDYAPTDFRTAKWQNVKINDSHLISCLFDPENKPTFANSLWDDEFIIGDQLPDCLSWPSEVVAAATKMLSERNDIRYDAVEELGNLGNFVAAPILGCMLADSEWDVRSIAFQALEKLIPRHLFNQTNKLFEWMLLRLVDEHSIVRQNASKLIDNLCRNKIDMGYAIAKMLESPLFEEQLTAVVMAVKLSPLDKKYFTLLKRNHLKNILFKKIEEIPKQFPHFLRLIQYTNGELIETAYNNNVNLLLDLMEEMLQSPLLMEQFTAVGIAISLSEVDDEYLSLLERDDVKKILFQELREVPEQCSHLLRLIEGAKENLLSDRDIVIR from the coding sequence ATGGATACTCTTAAAAAACTTAACGACTTGAAATCAACCTATACAGGCATAAATTGGCGGGGGATAAAAGTTCCTCCTGCTATCAAGCCAAAAGATTCTCTAAGTTTCTGCGATTTGCGAGATGCGATATTCGATGGAGTAGACCTGTCAAATGTCGAGTTTTTTGGCTGTCTTCTCAATGGGGCATCGTTTCGGGAAGCGATTTTGTACGAAACCAAATTTTCTTACTGTTTTTCTTCTCCTGATTATGCGCCTACAGATTTTAGAACTGCTAAATGGCAAAACGTAAAAATAAACGATTCTCATCTTATATCGTGTTTGTTCGATCCGGAAAATAAACCAACTTTTGCCAATAGTTTATGGGATGATGAATTTATCATAGGAGATCAACTTCCAGATTGTTTATCCTGGCCATCAGAAGTCGTTGCGGCGGCCACAAAAATGCTTTCGGAACGAAATGATATTAGGTACGATGCAGTCGAAGAATTAGGCAATTTAGGCAATTTTGTGGCAGCGCCAATTTTGGGCTGTATGCTGGCTGACTCAGAGTGGGATGTGCGATCTATCGCATTCCAAGCATTAGAAAAGCTCATTCCTCGGCATCTATTTAATCAAACAAATAAATTATTTGAATGGATGTTATTACGTTTAGTAGATGAGCATTCTATTGTTCGGCAGAATGCCAGCAAATTGATTGACAATTTATGCAGAAACAAGATAGACATGGGTTATGCGATCGCGAAAATGCTTGAGTCTCCCTTGTTTGAAGAACAACTCACCGCAGTGGTTATGGCGGTTAAACTTAGCCCCCTCGATAAAAAATACTTTACGTTGTTGAAACGGAATCATCTGAAAAATATTCTGTTCAAAAAAATTGAAGAGATTCCCAAGCAATTTCCCCACTTTTTGAGATTGATTCAGTACACGAACGGCGAACTGATTGAAACTGCATATAACAATAATGTCAATCTATTATTAGATTTGATGGAAGAAATGCTCCAGTCTCCATTATTGATGGAACAATTCACCGCAGTGGGAATTGCGATTTCACTCAGCGAAGTTGATGATGAATACTTGAGTTTGCTGGAACGGGATGACGTGAAAAAGATTCTATTTCAGGAATTAAGAGAGGTTCCAGAGCAATGTTCCCATCTTTTAAGATTAATTGAGGGTGCTAAAGAAAACCTATTGAGCGATCGCGATATAGTCATTCGCTAG
- the gvpC gene encoding gas vesicle protein GvpC, with product MPALMEKFRQERLSIAEQVAELCQETQAFLSDAKTKRQLQAEEQAIFLREFYQKLQQENRVFLTATQKERLSQAKKQANFLRQFHQKLQQENRLFLTATQKQRLAQAKQQKEDLRKFRQELSIYIFGK from the coding sequence ATGCCTGCTCTCATGGAAAAATTCCGACAGGAGCGTTTGTCAATTGCTGAACAAGTAGCTGAACTCTGCCAAGAGACCCAAGCTTTTCTGTCGGATGCCAAAACTAAAAGGCAACTGCAAGCTGAGGAGCAAGCGATTTTTTTGCGCGAATTTTACCAAAAATTGCAACAAGAAAACCGCGTGTTCTTAACAGCTACCCAAAAAGAACGCCTATCTCAAGCGAAAAAACAAGCGAATTTCCTGCGCCAATTTCACCAAAAATTGCAACAAGAAAACCGTCTGTTTTTAACAGCTACCCAAAAACAACGTTTAGCTCAAGCGAAACAGCAAAAAGAAGATTTGCGTAAATTTCGCCAAGAGTTGTCTATCTATATTTTTGGAAAATAA
- a CDS encoding transposase, with amino-acid sequence MKGKDFREFVESELIPKLKLKDVTIVDNLNIHKMEGIEEPFAERCGCNIASAGARVESLPPYSPDFNKIEMLWSTIKSMVRLLPTQAIEATVGSTCFEAGRTNFKNWFTKCSYCTS; translated from the coding sequence ATGAAAGGGAAAGACTTTAGGGAGTTTGTCGAGAGCGAACTGATACCGAAACTCAAGCTAAAGGATGTAACGATTGTGGATAATCTCAATATTCATAAAATGGAAGGCATCGAAGAACCGTTCGCGGAGCGTTGCGGATGCAACATCGCCTCTGCCGGAGCAAGAGTAGAGTCCTTACCACCATACTCACCAGACTTTAACAAGATTGAGATGTTGTGGTCAACGATTAAGTCAATGGTTAGACTTTTGCCTACACAAGCGATCGAGGCAACAGTTGGTTCAACTTGCTTTGAGGCTGGTCGGACAAATTTTAAGAACTGGTTTACCAAATGCTCCTACTGCACTAGCTAA
- a CDS encoding family 10 glycosylhydrolase — translation MSSLLLIVSMMLEFFSRRLGMASFLAFGLTAQSMFPAIAQTQFTDTEDHWARACISELKNRRIINGYPDGSFRPNAPVTRAEFASLLMTAFSNRESVREPIQFIDIPTDFWAENAIREAYKRAFLSGYSGRIFNPNQKIPKVQVLVAITAGLNYSANQLTPDQLDLALNDAQGIPEYARSAIAAAIERQLLVNYPNVREFNPNQPATRAEVAAFFCQSLMGVYSPIPIQYIARANGLSSEITGADKPLATGNPQTPVANNPPNAGSNQTETPVGNNPPTSQNQPPTRSPSQAITNGEIRGVWLTNIDSEVLFASENVAAAIARLADLNFNTVYPTVWNWGYTLYPSQVADNVVGSKIDPDPGLRDRDVLAEIIRHSRAKNLRVIPWFEFGFMAPADSELARRRPNWITKRSDGTQVKMEGAHPRVWLNPFHPEVQQFLIDLIVEAVRNYDIDGIQLDDHFGLPSEFGYDEFTIAIYKKENNGKEPPSDPKDPQWLRWRADKITEFMEKLFRAIKAEKEDVIVGVSPNPQNFSYREFLADWSTWEQKGFIEELIVQIYRSDRNAFMVELQDESIQKARKHIPVGIGILSGLKGRPISMADIADQVNIVRNQGYAGVSFFFYESIWNWAPAPANERAESLQNIFPQKIEAPDILQGWEPQKN, via the coding sequence ATGTCATCACTGTTGTTAATCGTGTCTATGATGTTGGAGTTTTTTTCGCGACGTTTAGGTATGGCTTCATTCTTGGCGTTCGGGTTGACTGCTCAGTCAATGTTCCCCGCGATCGCCCAAACCCAGTTTACGGATACTGAAGATCATTGGGCTAGGGCTTGTATTAGTGAATTAAAAAATAGACGGATTATTAATGGATACCCGGACGGCAGTTTTCGTCCCAATGCCCCCGTTACTCGCGCTGAATTTGCCAGTCTATTAATGACGGCTTTTTCCAACCGAGAATCCGTTAGAGAACCGATTCAATTTATTGATATTCCTACGGATTTTTGGGCTGAAAATGCGATTCGGGAAGCTTATAAAAGAGCTTTTTTATCGGGATATTCGGGACGAATTTTTAATCCTAATCAAAAGATTCCCAAGGTGCAAGTTTTGGTAGCAATTACGGCGGGATTAAACTATTCTGCTAATCAGTTAACACCCGATCAATTAGATTTAGCTTTGAATGATGCCCAAGGGATTCCAGAGTACGCTAGAAGTGCGATCGCGGCTGCTATTGAAAGACAGCTTTTGGTGAATTATCCTAATGTGCGGGAATTTAATCCCAATCAACCGGCAACTCGCGCAGAAGTGGCGGCTTTTTTCTGTCAAAGTTTAATGGGGGTTTATTCGCCAATTCCGATTCAATATATTGCTAGGGCAAATGGATTAAGTTCAGAAATTACTGGGGCTGACAAACCATTGGCAACGGGTAATCCCCAAACTCCGGTAGCGAATAACCCGCCAAATGCAGGAAGTAATCAGACCGAAACTCCGGTAGGAAATAATCCGCCAACTTCACAGAATCAGCCGCCGACAAGAAGTCCCAGTCAGGCAATCACAAATGGGGAAATTCGTGGGGTGTGGTTGACTAATATTGATAGTGAGGTATTATTTGCTTCGGAAAATGTGGCAGCGGCGATCGCTCGTCTGGCGGATTTGAATTTTAATACGGTTTATCCGACGGTTTGGAATTGGGGTTATACTCTGTATCCGAGTCAAGTGGCTGACAATGTGGTCGGCAGTAAAATTGATCCAGATCCAGGGTTGCGCGATCGCGATGTTTTAGCAGAAATTATTCGCCATAGTCGGGCAAAAAATTTACGAGTAATTCCTTGGTTTGAGTTTGGTTTTATGGCTCCAGCAGATTCAGAATTAGCCCGTCGTCGTCCTAATTGGATTACCAAACGTAGTGATGGCACTCAGGTGAAAATGGAAGGAGCCCATCCGCGAGTTTGGCTGAATCCTTTTCATCCAGAAGTGCAACAATTTCTGATTGATTTAATCGTGGAAGCTGTGCGTAACTATGATATCGATGGGATTCAATTAGACGATCACTTTGGGCTACCCTCTGAGTTTGGGTACGATGAATTTACCATAGCAATTTATAAAAAAGAAAATAATGGGAAAGAACCCCCCAGTGACCCCAAAGATCCTCAATGGTTGCGGTGGCGAGCGGATAAAATTACCGAGTTTATGGAAAAGTTATTTAGAGCCATTAAAGCTGAAAAAGAAGATGTGATTGTAGGGGTATCTCCTAATCCGCAAAATTTTTCTTATCGAGAGTTTTTGGCGGATTGGTCAACTTGGGAACAAAAAGGCTTTATCGAGGAATTGATTGTGCAAATCTATCGGAGCGATCGCAATGCGTTTATGGTGGAACTCCAGGATGAGTCGATTCAAAAAGCCCGTAAACATATCCCCGTCGGCATTGGGATTTTATCCGGTTTAAAAGGGCGACCGATTTCGATGGCTGATATTGCTGACCAAGTAAATATTGTGCGAAATCAAGGATATGCGGGAGTTTCTTTCTTTTTCTATGAAAGTATCTGGAATTGGGCACCAGCACCGGCTAATGAAAGAGCAGAATCTTTGCAGAATATTTTTCCGCAAAAAATAGAGGCACCAGACATTTTACAAGGGTGGGAACCGCAAAAAAATTAA
- a CDS encoding response regulator encodes MNTRLVEVLLVEDDEAEADLTRETLQDQSISVKLNTVEDGIEAMAYLLQKGEYANAVRPDVILLDLNMPKKDGREVLKELKNDDNLKHIPVLVLTNSSSDKDILIAYQLGANCYLKKPILLDEFAHVLKLIDRFWFNLVTLPIWPTQIN; translated from the coding sequence ATGAATACCAGATTAGTTGAAGTATTATTAGTGGAAGATGACGAAGCGGAAGCCGACCTGACTCGCGAAACTTTGCAGGATCAGAGTATTTCTGTGAAATTAAATACGGTAGAAGATGGCATCGAAGCGATGGCCTATCTGCTCCAAAAAGGTGAATATGCCAATGCGGTGCGACCGGACGTGATTTTGCTGGATTTGAATATGCCAAAAAAAGATGGTCGGGAAGTTTTAAAAGAATTGAAAAATGATGATAATTTAAAACATATCCCTGTCTTGGTTTTAACAAATTCTTCTTCAGATAAAGATATTTTAATTGCTTATCAACTAGGAGCTAATTGTTATTTAAAAAAACCAATTCTTTTAGATGAATTTGCCCATGTGCTCAAGTTGATAGATCGGTTTTGGTTTAATTTAGTAACATTACCGATTTGGCCAACTCAAATTAATTAA
- a CDS encoding gamma-glutamylcyclotransferase, with the protein MLTKIFVYGTLKPGECNYYRYCEGKVIKAEEAIAFGQLFHLSELGYPGMTLGQGKVHGVVLSFTDPNIFQSIDVLEGYDPNRPPEANEYNRQQIEVYTVTGISLGLVWTYIMTPQRVSLRGGVFLPEGIWCVPTNEQTIE; encoded by the coding sequence ATGTTAACCAAAATATTCGTCTACGGTACACTCAAACCCGGTGAATGCAACTATTACCGCTATTGTGAAGGGAAGGTCATCAAAGCCGAAGAAGCGATCGCCTTTGGACAACTCTTTCACTTATCTGAACTGGGTTATCCCGGAATGACATTAGGTCAAGGGAAAGTTCACGGAGTCGTCCTATCTTTTACTGACCCGAATATTTTTCAAAGTATTGATGTATTAGAAGGCTATGATCCAAATCGACCCCCTGAAGCAAACGAATATAACCGGCAACAGATTGAAGTGTACACTGTCACCGGCATATCCCTGGGATTAGTTTGGACATATATTATGACACCGCAACGAGTCAGTTTGCGGGGCGGGGTTTTTTTACCAGAAGGAATATGGTGTGTCCCGACCAATGAGCAAACTATAGAGTGA
- the gvpN gene encoding gas vesicle protein GvpN, with amino-acid sequence MTVAEPQPRRSVLRVRPGQFVVTPSIHQITVRALRYLHSGFSIHLRGPAGTGKTTLAMHLANCLARPVMLIFGDDDFTSSDLIGSQSGYTHKKLMDNYIHSVLKVEDELKHNWVDSRLTMACREGFTLVYDEFNRSRPEVNNVLLSALEEKILTLPPSSNQPEYLQVHSQFRAIFTSNPEEYCGVHATQDALMDRLVTINMPEPDELTQTEIIAQKTGIRREDALFIVKLVKTFRLKTAAEKTSGLRSCLMIAKVCAEHDIVATPDHADFRDICADVLLSRTNLSIDKSTTILWEILNDNPTESLPVVEETERPDASALPPDTLKEHEQKIYHYLEQTHKASFHEIYKTLNLKQNQAEKAIRSLLQKNLLKQQDQFYILFE; translated from the coding sequence ATGACAGTTGCTGAACCTCAACCAAGAAGATCCGTCCTCCGCGTTCGCCCTGGTCAATTTGTCGTTACGCCTTCGATTCATCAAATTACAGTCCGGGCATTACGTTACCTGCACTCTGGTTTTTCCATTCATCTGCGGGGTCCTGCCGGAACGGGGAAAACCACACTGGCGATGCACCTGGCCAATTGTTTAGCCAGACCTGTAATGCTGATTTTCGGAGATGATGACTTTACCAGTTCCGATTTAATTGGCAGTCAGTCTGGTTATACCCACAAAAAACTGATGGATAACTATATCCACAGCGTTCTCAAAGTTGAGGACGAACTCAAACACAACTGGGTGGATTCTCGATTGACGATGGCCTGTCGAGAAGGATTTACCTTAGTTTATGATGAATTTAACCGTTCTCGACCCGAAGTTAACAACGTTTTACTCTCTGCCTTAGAAGAAAAAATCCTGACCCTGCCACCGAGTAGTAATCAACCCGAGTACCTGCAAGTCCATTCTCAATTTCGGGCAATTTTTACCTCCAACCCGGAAGAATATTGTGGGGTTCATGCTACCCAAGACGCCTTAATGGATCGGTTGGTGACAATTAATATGCCTGAACCGGATGAACTGACTCAGACTGAAATTATCGCCCAAAAAACAGGAATTCGTCGAGAAGATGCCTTATTTATTGTCAAACTCGTCAAAACCTTCCGTCTAAAAACTGCGGCGGAAAAAACGTCAGGTTTGCGCTCTTGTTTAATGATTGCCAAAGTCTGCGCTGAACACGATATTGTGGCTACCCCAGACCACGCAGATTTCCGCGATATTTGTGCAGATGTTCTCTTATCGCGCACGAATTTATCCATTGATAAATCGACAACCATTTTATGGGAAATTCTCAACGACAATCCGACAGAATCCTTACCCGTTGTAGAGGAAACGGAGCGTCCAGATGCCAGTGCGTTACCTCCGGATACTTTAAAGGAACATGAACAGAAAATTTATCATTATTTGGAGCAAACCCACAAAGCCAGCTTTCATGAAATTTACAAAACTTTAAACCTCAAGCAAAATCAAGCAGAAAAAGCTATTCGTTCTTTACTGCAAAAGAACTTGCTGAAACAACAAGACCAGTTTTATATTCTTTTTGAGTGA
- the leuS gene encoding leucine--tRNA ligase — MESKYNPASIEEKWQQTWIEQNADRTEENSQKPKFYTLSMFPYPSGNLHMGHVRVYTITDVIARLKRMQGYRVLNPMGWDAFGLPAENAAIERGIHPAKWTYQNIAQMKGQLQKLGISFDWSREVTTCSPDYYKWTQWIFLQFYQAGLAYQKEAAVNWDPIDQTVLANEQVDNEGRSWRSGAIVERKLLRQWFLKITDYAEQLLNDLDKLTGWPDRVKLMQANWIGKSTGAYLEFPIIGMDEKIGVFTTRPDTVYGVTYVVLAPEHPLTPRVTTADRKAAVETFIKEVGSQSELERTAEDKPKRGIPTGGKAINPFTGEEIPIWIADYVLYEYGTGAVMGVPAHDIRDFKFARENNLGIKTVIVPNNTETAEALTEAYTEPGIMINSGEFDGMDSTQGKQAIIDKAETEGWGKARIQYRLRDWLISRQRYWGAPIPVIHCPSCGTVPVPDADLPVKLPEDVEFSGRGASPLAKLENWVNVPCPSCGEPAKRETDTMDTFIDSSWYFLRYADAKNEQVAFEKAKVNDWLPVDQYVGGIEHAILHLLYSRFFTKVLRDRGLCNFDEPFQRLLTQGMVQAMTYKNRTTGKYIPPAQVNPNDPKDPTTGEPLEVFYEKMSKSKYNGVDPLEVMAKYGADTARMFILFKAPPEKDLEWDDADVEGQSRFLNRVWRLVTEYNGNAPKSIKTDKLDKAEKDLRRAVHTAIKEITEDLDGEYQFNTAISELMKLSNALTEAKCTNSPVYGEGIETLIMLLAPFAPHIAEELWQIRGYQNSVHTQPWPKVDPEALVLDEITLVIQIMGKTRGTIQAPAGLDKAALEQCARDSEIYQRYIGDAEVKKVIVVPDKLVNFVVAK, encoded by the coding sequence GTGGAGTCAAAATATAACCCCGCGTCCATTGAAGAAAAATGGCAGCAGACTTGGATCGAGCAAAACGCCGATCGCACAGAGGAGAATAGCCAAAAGCCAAAATTCTATACTCTGTCGATGTTTCCCTACCCATCCGGCAATCTACACATGGGTCATGTGCGGGTTTACACCATTACTGATGTGATTGCCCGATTGAAGCGAATGCAAGGTTATCGGGTACTTAATCCAATGGGATGGGATGCTTTTGGTTTGCCCGCAGAAAATGCGGCGATCGAGCGAGGAATTCATCCGGCAAAATGGACTTATCAAAATATTGCCCAAATGAAAGGGCAATTGCAGAAATTGGGTATTTCTTTTGACTGGAGTCGGGAAGTTACTACCTGTTCCCCGGACTATTATAAATGGACCCAGTGGATTTTTCTGCAATTCTATCAAGCAGGTTTGGCTTATCAGAAAGAAGCTGCGGTGAATTGGGACCCGATCGACCAAACAGTTTTAGCCAATGAACAAGTAGATAATGAGGGGCGATCGTGGCGATCGGGGGCGATCGTTGAACGCAAACTATTGCGGCAATGGTTCCTCAAAATTACCGACTATGCCGAACAATTATTAAATGACTTAGATAAACTCACCGGATGGCCCGATCGCGTCAAATTGATGCAAGCAAATTGGATCGGCAAATCCACCGGGGCTTATTTAGAATTTCCCATTATCGGCATGGATGAAAAAATCGGCGTATTTACCACTCGTCCCGACACGGTTTATGGGGTGACTTATGTGGTTTTAGCCCCCGAACATCCGTTAACCCCTCGCGTCACTACCGCAGATAGAAAAGCTGCCGTAGAAACATTTATCAAAGAAGTGGGTAGCCAAAGTGAATTAGAACGAACTGCCGAAGATAAACCCAAGCGCGGTATTCCCACTGGAGGCAAAGCGATTAATCCTTTTACTGGGGAAGAAATTCCCATTTGGATTGCGGATTATGTACTCTATGAATATGGCACTGGGGCAGTCATGGGAGTTCCTGCCCATGATATTCGTGATTTTAAATTTGCCCGTGAAAATAACCTGGGAATTAAAACCGTAATTGTCCCCAATAATACGGAAACCGCCGAAGCTTTAACAGAAGCCTATACCGAACCGGGAATAATGATTAATTCCGGGGAATTTGATGGCATGGATTCTACTCAAGGAAAACAGGCAATTATTGACAAAGCGGAAACAGAAGGTTGGGGCAAAGCGCGAATCCAATATCGCCTGAGAGATTGGTTGATTTCTCGTCAACGTTATTGGGGTGCGCCCATTCCCGTGATTCACTGTCCCAGTTGTGGAACTGTCCCGGTTCCTGATGCAGATTTGCCGGTAAAATTACCCGAAGATGTGGAATTTTCTGGTCGTGGGGCGAGTCCTTTGGCCAAGTTAGAAAACTGGGTAAATGTGCCTTGTCCTAGCTGTGGAGAACCGGCTAAACGGGAAACCGATACGATGGATACTTTTATTGATTCTTCCTGGTATTTCTTGCGTTATGCCGATGCCAAAAACGAGCAAGTAGCCTTTGAAAAAGCTAAGGTAAATGACTGGTTGCCCGTGGATCAATATGTGGGGGGAATTGAACACGCAATTCTACATTTGCTTTATTCTCGTTTCTTTACCAAAGTATTGCGCGATCGCGGCTTATGTAACTTTGACGAACCATTCCAACGGCTATTAACTCAAGGCATGGTACAAGCCATGACCTACAAAAATCGTACCACTGGGAAATATATTCCCCCAGCCCAAGTTAATCCCAACGACCCCAAAGATCCCACCACCGGGGAACCCTTGGAAGTCTTCTATGAAAAAATGTCCAAATCTAAATATAACGGCGTTGACCCATTAGAAGTCATGGCCAAATATGGGGCAGATACGGCGCGGATGTTTATCCTGTTTAAAGCCCCCCCAGAAAAAGATTTAGAATGGGATGATGCAGACGTAGAAGGACAATCTCGGTTCTTAAATCGGGTGTGGCGATTAGTCACTGAATATAACGGTAACGCCCCCAAATCTATCAAGACTGATAAATTAGATAAAGCCGAAAAAGACTTACGGCGGGCAGTCCATACCGCCATCAAAGAAATCACCGAAGATTTAGATGGAGAATATCAATTTAACACGGCAATTTCTGAGTTAATGAAACTCAGTAACGCCTTAACTGAAGCTAAATGCACTAACTCTCCGGTTTATGGCGAAGGTATCGAAACCTTAATTATGTTACTTGCCCCATTTGCCCCCCATATTGCGGAGGAATTATGGCAAATTCGCGGCTATCAAAACTCAGTCCATACTCAACCTTGGCCAAAAGTTGACCCCGAAGCTTTAGTCCTGGATGAAATCACCCTCGTGATTCAAATTATGGGCAAAACTCGCGGCACAATTCAAGCCCCTGCGGGCTTAGATAAAGCCGCCTTAGAACAATGTGCTCGTGACTCAGAAATTTACCAACGCTATATTGGTGATGCTGAAGTGAAAAAAGTCATTGTCGTCCCCGATAAATTAGTCAACTTTGTCGTGGCGAAATAA
- a CDS encoding bifunctional 4-hydroxy-2-oxoglutarate aldolase/2-dehydro-3-deoxy-phosphogluconate aldolase: MLRNCNKWGIELGRHQAQAVAEGGLRIIEITWNTDGAAELIQQLRGELPHCMIGTGTILDQTALFEAIAAGAEFAFSPHINVPLIQAAVAAGIPIIPGALTPTEIVTAWQAGATCVKIFPCQAVGYAAYIKGLQGPLGQIPMIPTGGVTIDNAREFIQAGAIAVGLAGDLFPSSLIAAKDWSAIGQRSQTLVASLRSVSNSSSNEIR; this comes from the coding sequence TTGTTAAGAAATTGTAACAAGTGGGGGATAGAACTCGGTCGGCATCAGGCGCAGGCTGTAGCCGAAGGCGGTTTGCGGATCATTGAAATTACCTGGAATACCGACGGCGCCGCTGAGTTAATTCAGCAATTACGCGGGGAATTGCCCCACTGTATGATTGGCACTGGCACCATTTTAGACCAAACCGCCCTATTTGAGGCGATCGCCGCCGGGGCAGAATTTGCCTTTTCTCCCCATATCAATGTCCCTTTAATTCAAGCCGCTGTTGCCGCCGGAATTCCCATCATTCCTGGCGCCCTCACCCCCACAGAAATTGTCACCGCGTGGCAAGCGGGGGCTACCTGTGTGAAAATCTTTCCCTGTCAAGCGGTGGGTTATGCCGCCTACATCAAAGGATTACAAGGCCCCTTGGGACAAATTCCCATGATTCCCACGGGCGGCGTCACCATTGACAATGCCCGGGAATTTATCCAAGCCGGGGCGATCGCCGTTGGGTTAGCGGGGGACTTATTTCCTTCATCTTTAATTGCCGCCAAAGATTGGTCGGCGATCGGCCAACGTAGTCAAACCTTAGTCGCCAGTCTTCGGTCTGTGAGCAATTCATCATCAAATGAGATTCGCTAG
- the trmB gene encoding tRNA (guanosine(46)-N7)-methyltransferase TrmB, translated as MVRVRVRQHVNPLSQAYEKPVTPPDWPQVYSDLTKPLHLDIGCAWGGFLLLMAQVVPEWNYLGLEIREAVVNEAIANRDRAGLDNLHYIFCNVNQSLPGLLASLPVETLQRVSIQFPDPWFKKRHQKRRMVQPNIVETLAHYLTTEGEVFLQSDVEEVAREMRDRFLAHPSFSLNYSDWLPDNPLPVSTERELSTLKNKAPVYRCLLVKKN; from the coding sequence TTGGTACGGGTACGAGTTCGCCAACATGTAAATCCACTGAGTCAAGCGTATGAAAAGCCAGTGACACCCCCAGATTGGCCTCAAGTTTATTCTGACTTGACTAAACCACTCCATTTAGATATTGGCTGCGCTTGGGGAGGTTTTTTGCTCTTGATGGCACAAGTAGTCCCTGAGTGGAATTATTTGGGGCTAGAAATTCGTGAAGCCGTGGTTAATGAAGCGATCGCCAATCGAGATCGAGCGGGCTTAGACAATCTACATTATATTTTTTGTAATGTAAATCAATCTTTACCCGGATTATTGGCATCTTTGCCTGTGGAAACCTTGCAAAGAGTTTCGATTCAATTTCCCGATCCTTGGTTTAAAAAACGACATCAAAAACGTCGAATGGTACAACCGAATATAGTGGAAACTCTGGCGCATTATTTAACCACTGAAGGAGAAGTTTTTTTACAGTCAGATGTGGAAGAAGTCGCCAGAGAAATGCGCGATCGCTTTTTAGCACATCCCAGCTTTTCTCTGAATTATTCAGACTGGTTGCCAGACAATCCTCTTCCGGTTTCTACGGAAAGAGAGCTTTCTACCCTGAAAAATAAAGCTCCGGTTTATCGTTGCTTATTAGTCAAAAAAAATTAA
- the gvpA gene encoding gas vesicle structural protein GvpA, with protein sequence MAVEKTNSSSSLAEVIDRILDKGIVIDAWARVSLVGIELLAVEARVVIASVETYLKYAEAVGLTQSAAVPA encoded by the coding sequence ATGGCTGTTGAAAAAACTAACTCCTCTTCTAGCTTGGCTGAAGTTATTGACCGGATTCTTGACAAAGGGATCGTTATTGATGCTTGGGCTCGCGTCTCTTTGGTCGGAATTGAATTATTGGCTGTTGAAGCCCGAGTCGTGATCGCTTCTGTTGAAACCTACCTGAAATATGCTGAAGCCGTTGGTCTGACTCAATCGGCTGCGGTTCCTGCCTAA